A region of Selenomonadales bacterium 4137-cl DNA encodes the following proteins:
- a CDS encoding imidazole glycerol phosphate synthase cyclase subunit has product MRNVRLIARLDVKGPNLVKGVQLEGLRKIGDPNLFAKKYYDQGIDEIIYIDIVASLYERNSLLDIVRRTTQDVFVPLTVGGGIRSVDNVRDMLRAGADKVAINTAALKRPQLISEISTKFGSQCMVLSIEAKRVGSNKWEAYYDNGREKTGVDAVEWARKGFELGAGEILITSVDQEGTAKGFDIELIKAVSGAVPIPVIASGGMGSTSDLVEAMNTGKADAVAMAHVLHYGKMTVMDVRSEAAASNINVRRYHVCPE; this is encoded by the coding sequence ATGAGAAACGTTAGACTTATTGCGCGCTTGGATGTTAAGGGCCCTAATCTGGTTAAAGGTGTTCAGTTGGAGGGTCTGAGGAAGATAGGCGACCCTAACCTCTTCGCCAAGAAATACTACGACCAGGGCATCGATGAGATAATATACATCGACATCGTCGCCAGTCTGTACGAGCGCAACAGTTTGCTTGACATCGTCCGGCGTACGACCCAGGATGTGTTCGTCCCGCTTACTGTCGGCGGAGGGATTCGTTCTGTCGACAACGTCCGCGACATGCTGCGGGCTGGAGCTGACAAAGTCGCAATCAACACCGCGGCCCTCAAGCGGCCCCAATTAATTTCCGAAATATCCACGAAATTTGGTTCCCAGTGTATGGTTCTCTCCATTGAGGCGAAAAGAGTCGGATCAAACAAATGGGAAGCCTATTACGACAACGGTCGCGAGAAAACAGGCGTCGACGCTGTCGAGTGGGCAAGAAAGGGCTTCGAGCTTGGTGCCGGGGAAATTCTCATAACGTCAGTAGACCAGGAAGGAACAGCCAAGGGTTTCGACATTGAATTAATCAAAGCCGTCTCGGGGGCTGTGCCTATCCCGGTAATCGCCAGTGGTGGCATGGGCTCAACCTCTGACTTGGTCGAAGCCATGAATACAGGCAAGGCAGACGCGGTAGCGATGGCTCATGTTCTTCACTATGGCAAAATGACGGTAATGGACGTTCGTTCAGAGGCCGCTGCGAGTAACATCAATGTTAGGAGATATCATGTATGCCCAGAGTGA
- the hisH gene encoding imidazole glycerol phosphate synthase subunit HisH, translating into MPRVTIIDYGIGNLLSVRRAFEYCGAEVILTDSPELIEKAEHLVLPGVGAFADGMAGLRQRSLIEPIRRYAKENRPFMGICLGMQMMLEIGEEYGTHEGLGLIKGKVSKIPDTGVDGIAHKIPHIGWNSLAPSSDWDETILDGINPGEAVYFVHSFTAMPLDDNRLADCYYSGRVISAAIRSGNLYGCQFHPEKSGQIGLKIVDNFIRIHTSGFRK; encoded by the coding sequence ATGCCCAGAGTGACTATCATTGATTACGGGATAGGCAACCTCTTGAGTGTACGCCGAGCTTTCGAGTATTGTGGCGCCGAAGTAATCCTCACCGATTCACCCGAGCTTATTGAGAAGGCCGAACACCTGGTTTTGCCAGGCGTCGGCGCCTTTGCGGACGGAATGGCTGGTTTGCGCCAGCGTAGCCTGATTGAGCCGATCAGGAGATACGCCAAGGAAAACCGCCCCTTCATGGGTATTTGCCTGGGTATGCAAATGATGCTCGAAATCGGCGAAGAATACGGCACTCATGAAGGCCTGGGGCTAATTAAGGGTAAAGTCTCCAAAATCCCCGACACTGGAGTCGACGGCATTGCGCATAAAATACCGCATATTGGCTGGAACTCCCTGGCGCCGTCCTCCGACTGGGATGAAACCATCCTGGACGGGATTAATCCCGGGGAGGCGGTATACTTCGTCCACTCATTTACCGCTATGCCGCTGGACGACAATCGACTAGCGGATTGCTATTACAGCGGCCGTGTTATATCTGCCGCAATTCGCTCCGGCAACCTCTACGGTTGTCAGTTTCACCCTGAAAAAAGTGGCCAAATAGGCTTAAAAATAGTAGACAATTTCATCAGAATCCACACAAGCGGATTTAGAAAATAG
- a CDS encoding Gfo/Idh/MocA family oxidoreductase codes for MQKIYIIGAGQLGSRHLQALKHVRLPLAITVIDPSADSLAVARERYDAFATGQHIHQIEYTQHIPHSSEQIDLAIVATNANIRKEVVTEALQNNCIKYMILEKLLFQKSADFRETDRLLSEVGTTAWVNCSMRVMPFYRAAKQEIAGNKILYQVTGSQYGLVTNAIHYLDHIAYLTGALDYELDTAMLDYPPIPSKRKGYLELSGNLTARYADGSMGVITCYPGGNAPVQVEILSQNVRMIVREAEGKAWVSRAGEDWQWTEADARILYQSEMTAGLVEDILGQGTCNLTPYRDSVKVHLNLLEPLLSFLNNYTQEKSALYPFT; via the coding sequence ATGCAGAAAATATATATTATCGGGGCAGGCCAGCTTGGCAGCCGCCACCTGCAAGCCTTAAAACACGTTCGTCTCCCTCTAGCCATCACTGTTATAGATCCCAGCGCCGACTCCTTGGCTGTTGCCCGTGAGCGCTACGACGCATTTGCCACCGGCCAACATATCCATCAGATCGAATACACCCAGCATATACCGCATTCCAGCGAACAGATCGACCTCGCCATAGTGGCGACAAATGCGAACATCAGGAAAGAGGTCGTCACGGAAGCACTGCAAAACAACTGCATCAAGTATATGATCCTGGAAAAGCTACTGTTTCAGAAGTCCGCGGATTTCCGCGAAACCGACCGACTCTTGAGTGAGGTCGGCACAACTGCCTGGGTAAACTGCTCGATGCGCGTCATGCCCTTCTACAGGGCCGCAAAGCAGGAAATCGCTGGCAACAAAATACTATATCAGGTCACCGGCAGCCAATATGGCCTAGTCACCAATGCCATCCATTATCTCGACCACATCGCCTACCTCACCGGCGCCCTCGACTACGAACTCGACACCGCGATGCTCGATTATCCCCCGATACCGAGCAAACGAAAGGGATATCTGGAGCTAAGCGGCAACTTGACCGCTCGTTATGCAGATGGCAGTATGGGAGTTATAACCTGCTATCCTGGGGGAAATGCGCCTGTCCAGGTAGAAATCCTCAGTCAGAATGTCCGGATGATAGTCCGCGAAGCGGAAGGGAAAGCCTGGGTATCGCGCGCAGGCGAAGACTGGCAGTGGACTGAAGCTGACGCTCGTATCCTCTATCAAAGCGAAATGACAGCCGGTCTCGTCGAAGACATCCTTGGCCAAGGTACCTGCAATCTGACTCCTTACCGGGACTCGGTGAAAGTACATCTTAACCTGCTGGAACCGCTGCTGTCATTTCTCAACAACTACACACAAGAAAAATCCGCGCTATATCCTTTTACTTAA
- a CDS encoding Gfo/Idh/MocA family oxidoreductase, translating into MTEQILLVGAGPMAVEYAKVLQAMKRPVLVIGRGGESAEAFREATGIPVFTGGLESWLQQATDIPATAIVCVGEKWLGQTTRHLINRGVHDILVEKPGGFDGRDIREVAEAAQAKNANVYVGYNRRFYASTQKAEQIISEDGGVLSFSFEFTEWGHIIAGLKKEDGVKEEWFLANSTHVIDHAFFLGGKPKEICCFTAGGVEWHNRASIYAGAGITEKGALFSYQANWEAPGRWAVELLTKKHRLIFKPMERLQIQKIGSVATEEVVIDDELDRKFKPGLFRQVMRFLSEYKASLPSIQEQSSMLDYFDQINRANSGRRK; encoded by the coding sequence ATGACTGAGCAAATCTTACTGGTCGGAGCCGGGCCGATGGCCGTTGAATATGCGAAAGTGCTACAGGCGATGAAGCGGCCGGTTCTTGTCATCGGCCGGGGGGGGGAGTCGGCCGAAGCTTTCCGGGAGGCGACGGGTATTCCTGTATTCACAGGCGGCCTAGAATCATGGCTCCAACAAGCAACAGACATCCCTGCAACAGCCATCGTATGCGTAGGGGAAAAGTGGCTTGGACAAACAACCCGGCACCTTATCAATCGGGGCGTGCACGACATACTGGTGGAGAAACCCGGCGGTTTCGACGGCCGGGACATCCGTGAAGTTGCTGAGGCGGCGCAAGCGAAGAACGCTAATGTTTACGTGGGCTACAACCGCCGTTTTTACGCCTCTACCCAAAAAGCGGAACAGATAATAAGCGAAGACGGTGGGGTTCTGTCGTTCTCGTTCGAATTTACCGAGTGGGGACACATAATCGCCGGCCTCAAGAAGGAAGACGGCGTGAAGGAAGAATGGTTCTTAGCAAACTCTACCCACGTAATTGACCATGCCTTCTTTTTGGGGGGGAAACCCAAGGAGATATGCTGCTTCACGGCCGGCGGGGTCGAATGGCACAATCGAGCCTCCATCTATGCCGGCGCCGGTATTACCGAAAAGGGCGCCCTGTTCTCCTATCAGGCCAACTGGGAAGCGCCCGGCCGCTGGGCGGTAGAATTATTGACAAAGAAGCACCGCCTGATATTTAAACCGATGGAAAGGTTGCAAATACAAAAAATCGGTAGCGTCGCCACCGAAGAAGTGGTGATCGACGACGAACTTGACAGGAAATTCAAGCCAGGATTGTTTAGGCAGGTGATGCGTTTCTTGTCCGAATATAAGGCAAGCCTACCATCAATTCAAGAGCAATCTTCGATGCTTGATTACTTTGACCAAATTAACCGGGCGAATTCGGGAAGGAGAAAGTAA
- a CDS encoding ABC transporter ATP-binding protein — protein sequence MSVVIRAENLFKKYMLGSIGHNLLYRDLQSWWANVRGKEDPNTKITFSGHSAENRQDNFFALHDVSFDVNQGDIVGIIGRNGAGKSTLLKILSRVTAPTMGVVKMRGRIASLLEVGTGFHPDLTGRENIYLNGAILGMSRSEIKKKLDEIVSFADMDRFLDTPVKRYSSGMYVRLAFAVAAHLEPEILVVDEVLAVGDAGFQEKCLGKMKNVANSGRTVLFVSHNIRAIQSLCTRGIVLEKGKVVYDGLSSGAINHYVKSLHRDRFVTRELTTNARREGSGRVRFIDVQITDSEGIPQNMFCMGDTLRIRLNYEVFNTMRGIKIFIAFRSGPGREAITSVEHIMTRDIIPPGAIGSATIDIPDIQLRAGEYPSYFHISEAIATHPNFDELDDVLPPIIIEYRDNYNYHNYNPAEATGFFSIPSQVIDHQLKCCAQ from the coding sequence ATGAGTGTAGTTATCCGAGCCGAAAATCTATTTAAAAAATATATGTTGGGAAGTATCGGTCATAATCTTCTTTATAGGGATTTACAAAGCTGGTGGGCAAATGTACGAGGCAAAGAAGATCCAAACACAAAAATAACATTTTCGGGGCATAGTGCCGAAAATCGACAAGATAATTTCTTTGCGTTACATGATGTATCATTTGACGTTAACCAGGGAGACATTGTTGGTATTATTGGCCGGAACGGGGCAGGTAAGTCAACGTTGTTAAAGATTTTGAGTCGTGTTACGGCCCCAACTATGGGTGTGGTTAAAATGAGAGGACGGATTGCAAGCTTACTTGAAGTAGGAACAGGCTTTCATCCTGACTTGACTGGTAGGGAGAACATATATCTCAACGGCGCAATTCTTGGAATGTCCCGCTCGGAAATAAAAAAAAAGCTCGATGAGATTGTTAGCTTTGCAGATATGGATAGGTTTTTGGATACGCCAGTGAAGCGATATTCTTCAGGCATGTATGTACGTCTTGCATTTGCAGTCGCCGCTCATCTCGAACCAGAAATATTAGTAGTAGATGAAGTACTCGCCGTTGGCGACGCCGGGTTTCAAGAAAAATGTTTAGGAAAAATGAAAAATGTAGCAAATTCTGGAAGGACAGTACTGTTTGTCAGTCACAATATTCGTGCCATACAAAGTCTTTGTACACGAGGTATTGTCTTGGAGAAGGGAAAAGTGGTGTATGACGGATTAAGTAGTGGCGCCATAAATCACTACGTAAAATCTCTGCACAGAGATCGGTTCGTAACCAGGGAGTTGACTACTAATGCAAGAAGGGAAGGTAGTGGAAGGGTCAGATTTATAGATGTCCAAATAACTGATTCTGAAGGGATTCCCCAAAACATGTTTTGTATGGGCGACACCTTGAGGATTCGTCTCAATTACGAGGTGTTTAACACCATGCGTGGGATCAAGATATTTATTGCTTTTCGGTCAGGCCCTGGTCGCGAGGCCATCACCTCAGTAGAGCACATAATGACGAGAGACATCATCCCTCCTGGAGCAATAGGCTCTGCGACAATAGATATACCAGACATCCAATTGCGAGCAGGCGAATATCCAAGTTACTTCCATATTAGTGAAGCTATTGCTACGCATCCGAATTTTGACGAACTAGACGATGTATTACCACCTATCATCATAGAGTATCGTGACAATTACAACTACCATAACTATAATCCGGCAGAGGCAACGGGTTTTTTCTCCATTCCTTCACAGGTCATTGACCATCAGCTGAAATGCTGCGCACAGTAA
- a CDS encoding class I SAM-dependent methyltransferase, which yields MTKPIERCRICGNSHLIPIINLGEQYLTGIFPKTRERKISSGPLELVKCMDLNGQEGCGLVQLRHSYDLGEMYGHDYGYRSGLNQSMVKHLHNKVQKIQQAVTLEPGDLVIDIGSNDSTLLQGYSPNGLNLLGIDPTGVKFKDYYPAHIQLIPDFFSARTLKARVGEQKAKVITSISMFYDLESPLDFMRDVHESLADNGIWVFEQSYIPAMLQATAYDTICHEHLEYYALKQIKWMTDRVGLKITDIEFNDVNGGSFSVSAAKVGAPYPESTSLIQRILLAEEKIGLSGLKIYDKFRDSVERHRQQLVHFIARAKKAGKTVAGYGASTKGNVVLQYCGLSTEDIPYIAEVNRDKFGCFTPGTLIPIIPEEEARVYKPDYFLVLPWHFRDSIIQREQALLASGGKLCFPLPHLEVVFETIRSREPFSGPEAEQV from the coding sequence ATGACCAAACCGATTGAAAGATGCAGAATATGCGGCAACTCTCATCTTATCCCCATTATTAATCTCGGAGAGCAATACTTGACAGGCATCTTCCCGAAAACCAGGGAAAGAAAGATTTCGTCCGGCCCGCTTGAATTGGTAAAATGTATGGATTTAAACGGGCAAGAAGGCTGCGGACTAGTCCAACTACGGCATTCCTATGACTTGGGTGAAATGTACGGTCATGACTACGGCTATCGCTCCGGACTGAACCAGTCGATGGTAAAACACCTTCACAATAAAGTGCAAAAAATACAGCAGGCGGTGACTCTCGAGCCTGGCGATTTAGTAATCGATATCGGCAGCAACGACAGCACCCTGCTGCAGGGATACTCCCCAAACGGCTTAAACCTGCTGGGGATTGATCCTACAGGCGTCAAGTTCAAAGACTATTATCCTGCGCACATCCAACTTATTCCGGACTTCTTTTCGGCCCGGACCCTCAAAGCAAGGGTAGGCGAACAAAAGGCGAAAGTTATCACATCCATTTCAATGTTCTACGATTTGGAATCGCCACTAGACTTCATGCGGGATGTTCACGAGTCCCTAGCCGACAACGGTATATGGGTATTCGAGCAAAGCTACATACCGGCGATGTTGCAGGCGACCGCCTACGACACAATCTGCCACGAACATCTAGAATATTATGCTTTAAAGCAGATAAAATGGATGACCGACAGAGTCGGCCTGAAAATAACCGACATTGAATTCAATGACGTCAACGGTGGCAGCTTTTCAGTATCCGCCGCTAAAGTTGGTGCTCCATACCCGGAAAGCACTTCATTAATCCAAAGAATTCTTTTGGCCGAGGAAAAGATTGGTTTATCCGGTCTCAAAATTTACGACAAATTTCGTGACAGTGTCGAACGCCACCGGCAGCAACTAGTCCATTTCATCGCCAGGGCGAAAAAGGCCGGTAAGACGGTAGCCGGATACGGGGCCTCGACGAAAGGTAACGTCGTTCTGCAGTATTGCGGTCTGTCAACTGAGGATATTCCATATATAGCTGAAGTTAATCGGGATAAGTTCGGTTGCTTTACTCCAGGTACCTTGATACCCATCATCCCAGAAGAAGAGGCTCGCGTCTATAAACCGGATTACTTCCTAGTATTGCCTTGGCACTTCCGGGACAGCATCATTCAACGGGAGCAAGCGTTGCTGGCTTCCGGTGGCAAGCTGTGTTTTCCTCTCCCGCATCTCGAAGTAGTATTTGAGACAATCCGCTCGCGGGAGCCTTTTTCCGGTCCTGAGGCAGAACAAGTATGA
- a CDS encoding GDP-mannose 4,6-dehydratase has translation MKRAVIVGSGGQDGTILHEQLKNRGYAIIGIAREVVTTTEIEYPRTVIDIADFGQVRALLRDFQPHEVYYLAAFHQSSQDSQLDEIELFQKSYRVNVEYLVHFLEAIRKHATKTRLFYAASSHVFGDGTGECQDEETPLNPVCVYGMTKAAGLLACRYYRDKYAVFATTGILYNHESRYRSPNFVSKKIIKSAVDIKNGQTEKLVLGNLKAEIDWGFAPDYAEAMHSLLEIDVAGEYIIATGQKHTVLDFVVTAFSLLGLNWEKYVIEDVELIQKPSFLRIGNPQKLTAATGWKPKTSFEQMIQILLRDEGALV, from the coding sequence ATGAAGAGGGCCGTTATCGTTGGCTCCGGTGGGCAGGATGGTACGATATTACATGAGCAATTGAAAAATCGCGGCTACGCTATCATTGGAATAGCCAGAGAAGTGGTAACTACTACCGAGATTGAATATCCGCGCACAGTCATCGATATCGCTGATTTCGGACAAGTGCGTGCGCTGCTCAGGGACTTTCAACCCCACGAAGTATACTATTTGGCTGCTTTCCATCAGTCGTCGCAGGACTCTCAGTTGGACGAAATAGAGCTTTTTCAGAAGAGCTATCGAGTAAATGTAGAGTATCTGGTTCATTTTCTCGAAGCAATCCGCAAACATGCTACTAAAACACGCTTGTTTTATGCCGCGTCGTCGCACGTTTTCGGCGATGGAACCGGTGAATGCCAGGATGAGGAGACACCTCTGAACCCGGTATGTGTTTATGGCATGACCAAGGCTGCCGGCCTGCTCGCTTGCCGATATTACCGCGACAAATACGCCGTATTCGCGACAACCGGCATTCTTTACAACCATGAATCGCGCTACCGGAGCCCCAATTTCGTATCGAAGAAAATCATCAAAAGCGCTGTGGACATAAAAAACGGCCAAACCGAAAAGTTGGTGCTGGGGAATTTAAAGGCCGAAATAGACTGGGGCTTTGCACCCGATTACGCTGAGGCCATGCACAGCTTGCTGGAGATTGATGTAGCGGGAGAGTATATTATCGCCACCGGACAGAAGCATACCGTTCTCGATTTTGTAGTGACGGCATTTTCGTTACTCGGGCTCAACTGGGAGAAATACGTAATCGAAGATGTCGAACTGATCCAAAAACCCAGCTTCCTGCGGATAGGAAATCCGCAAAAACTAACGGCAGCTACCGGCTGGAAACCGAAGACAAGCTTTGAACAGATGATCCAAATTCTATTGAGAGACGAGGGGGCATTGGTTTGA
- a CDS encoding glycosyltransferase family A protein, which yields MKLDAANRETCDTPFSSIFERYYSSETFRDRYRSEPENAVDVIIPVIHTNELWRANLLSIYREVPVNRLLISDGGCIDNSINVAKEFPRVIVLDHHQYTSLGYCLRLLIEEVETEWFLYLHSDVYLPDNWFCAMKKHQENYDWFGCPQQITVMVEYKNVDKLGDEPRPYAGSQMGKRSAFVEGLKKIDDDYVYRQEDLVLKELVEKSGFRHGWVEDTYHYHQVMHKDSPWARNLKRVQVEVEWSEVERKRQAETQLKGLVKYLYPSPNLVAEAEAVISILLDIGGTDWTEISKWIKKTNPVWLEHIKYWRIQMKRLVRSKIARLYRSIRSCK from the coding sequence TTGAAACTGGATGCGGCCAATAGAGAAACTTGCGATACCCCTTTTTCCTCGATTTTTGAACGTTACTATAGCAGTGAAACATTTCGCGATCGTTATCGCTCAGAGCCAGAGAACGCCGTGGACGTAATTATTCCAGTCATTCACACCAACGAATTGTGGCGCGCCAACCTGCTTTCCATCTACCGGGAAGTACCGGTCAATCGTCTGCTTATCTCCGACGGAGGGTGCATAGACAATTCCATTAACGTGGCGAAAGAATTTCCCCGCGTTATCGTCTTGGATCATCACCAGTACACCTCTTTGGGATATTGTTTGCGTCTGCTGATTGAGGAAGTAGAAACCGAATGGTTTTTGTATTTGCATTCCGATGTTTATCTGCCTGACAACTGGTTCTGTGCCATGAAAAAACATCAAGAAAACTACGACTGGTTTGGTTGTCCTCAGCAGATAACAGTTATGGTTGAGTACAAAAACGTCGACAAGCTAGGAGATGAACCACGGCCTTATGCCGGGAGTCAGATGGGGAAGAGGTCAGCCTTTGTCGAAGGATTAAAAAAAATAGATGACGACTACGTATATCGCCAGGAAGATCTTGTCCTGAAGGAGTTGGTCGAAAAGTCCGGGTTCAGGCATGGGTGGGTCGAGGATACCTATCATTACCACCAAGTGATGCACAAGGACAGCCCGTGGGCACGGAACTTGAAGCGGGTTCAGGTCGAGGTTGAATGGTCCGAAGTGGAAAGAAAAAGACAAGCGGAAACGCAACTGAAGGGATTGGTCAAATATCTTTATCCTTCTCCCAACCTGGTGGCTGAAGCCGAAGCGGTGATTTCCATACTGCTCGACATAGGTGGAACGGATTGGACGGAAATAAGTAAGTGGATCAAAAAAACAAATCCCGTCTGGCTTGAACACATCAAGTATTGGCGTATTCAAATGAAAAGGCTCGTCAGAAGCAAAATAGCGAGACTATACAGAAGTATCCGGAGCTGCAAATAA